One genomic region from Pongo abelii isolate AG06213 chromosome 4, NHGRI_mPonAbe1-v2.0_pri, whole genome shotgun sequence encodes:
- the SCGB3A2 gene encoding secretoglobin family 3A member 2: protein MKLVTIFLLVTISLCSYSATAFLINKVPLPVDELAPLPLDNILPFMDPLKLLLKTLGISVEHLVEGLRKCVNELGPEASEAVKKLLEALSHLV, encoded by the exons ATGAAGCTGGTAACTATCTTCCTGCTGGTGACCATCAGCCTTTGTAGTTACTCTG CTACTGCCTTCCTCATCAACAAAGTGCCCCTTCCTGTTGATGAGTTGGCACCTTTACCTCTGGACAACATTCTTCCCTTTATGGATCCATTAAAGCTTCTTCTGAAAACTCTGGGCATTTCTGTTGAGCACCTTGTGGAGGGGCTAAGGAAGTGTGTAAAtgagctgggaccagaggctTCTGAAGCTGTGAAGAAACTGCTG GAGGCGCTATCACACTTGGTGTGA